The DNA segment aaccatgtagttggaagcaaacttcttaccacacagccacatctgtgcctatgaataaataagaaataatagaTTAACCTATCCATCAACTCCCAGATTAGGTTCCCTTTTTTTCCTACTTCAATTCCCAAGACTAATGCAATGTTCATTTCATGTACAGAGCTAAACTTGATAAAtttgcaaaagaaacaaaagaaattgaagaaatcatCGCTCGTCAATTAAAAGAGATGATGTCAGGTCAGAAAGCTTTCCAATATAACTGTGTACAGGGCATAAACAGTTTCCCAGGAATCAACATCAATACAACATGCAggtaaggaaaagagagaaaaaattttttttattaagatctACAGGATTTTAGAACAATGTAAACTTAAATGTTTCTTAAACCTTCAAGAGAATATTAATGGGGTTATGTTTAACTTTGTTTTTATAGTATTCAACCAGTGAGAGACACAGTTCCTCCTGGATGGAAGGCTAGTTTATTTCAGGCAACATTCCTAGATTATACTATACCAATTACAAAAGGTTTGATGATTTGAAGTAAAGTATGCAGAATTAGGTGTATGGACTccaaaatacattgaaatatctTTGATTTCAATACTTTTGAGCTGGTAATCCATTATCATATCCACTCTACCATTTATTTCTGCAAGGCTTCATAATGCAACTGCTTATGTCTATACACTAATGTAAACTGGAGGAAAAACAAATTTTGTCCAAGATACAACATTATTTATTTCATGTAGCATTCTCAGAAGATTTGCTACCTATTCTACACATTTAAGTGGATTGAAGTATGTAAAATTAAGTGTATTGTCAAGAAACATGCCAAGATGCCTCCAACATGTACATATGATCCATGAGTCAGTAACCAATGATATTGACTTTACTATTTTGTctcaacaaagacaaaaattgtcccATTTAAGACTAATCCTTTCCAAACTACAAACTGGTAGGACCAGTACtcaactgtatttttatataatgttacAGCTGATAAGGGACAAAACTCACTCTGGATAAGATGTGGTGTTACAGAAGTGAATTATATCACTCACAGTACCTACATAAAGCTAGGTGGGCTCAGTTGTTGAAATTTAAGTCTCTTGGCCATGAATAAAATGCAGCTCCAATGAAAGGACACAAACCATTGATCTCTTGCAAGATTTTCTTGTACCCTACTGACTGATATTTGTTGAGGAATTTGGTTTCAAGGAAAAAACATGCCCATGATCTTCCCAGGTTGTCCAAAACCAGTGAGATCAATAGAGTTAATGATCCTCTTGATCTCCAAAACTACGTGGTGGAGGGTTAACTCCAAAGCTACTTAATGAAAGTTTACTACAGGACCAACTGAGAGGAAGATACGAGGTTGCAACTTATATATGGGCCCATGAATTTGCTTAGATCTCATaaaatgtttgcatatattaTAATCAAGCATTAAGAGAAGGGATGGAGACCTAGAAAAAGCTTTGTATCTACTGTTAAATTTCCTTTCAAATGTGCAGATTGTTTATAAAATTACTTTCCAGTGAAATTAAATCTGTTTTCACTGATAGAATTAaatatctctcactttctgttcaaagatttacataatttttttacgAAGTTTGAATAATTAGCAATTCTGGAGTTTCAAGTTAAGATTAAGAATTAACCAAATAGAAAGTAGATCAACTGATTTCTGCTCTTTTAATATTCAAGGAAATCAAAGCAAACAGAAATCTATCACTCACTTTATGATTTAAAGCAAGGCACACTCCAGATCTCCACTGATAACGGATATCAGTTAATTCCTCCAAAAACTTTGCCGCCACTTCCACAGAAACCTCAAGTAAGACACCATTTTACTTTATTAATGTCCAATCAGGGTTCCTTCATCCAGCTCATTAATTATTATCacttcatttacttatatattatctTCATTGTTATGCAGAATTTGCGATGCCATTGTATTGGGTGTCACTGTAACCTTGTATAAATTTCTTGTTTAGTTGGAAAATATGATCATGTTTtgggaaattttcaaaaatttaatctGTGTAAGAAATTATTACTTCCACTATTAAactaaaaatttataatttagcaACTACATTCTTTTTATTAGGTTTAGATTTAGGCAATAATGTGATCTAACTTTCCTATTGCACCTAGTAAGGCTTGTAAACTTTGGCATGATGCCTATTTGGAAAGGAGACCATTGAAACTAGGTTATCTGTTTATTGCTGTGGTTCTCAAATTGTGTGCTGCAAAGCACTGGTGCActctaaatatttaaataaaaatatataattttaggcttcagaaaattcattccaatattattttattcatagtgtgtgtgtgtgtgtgtgtgtgtgtgtgtgtgtgtgtgtgtgtgtgtgtgtgtgtgtgtgtgtgtgtgtgtgttttatcatcatcatttgacatccactttctatgttggcataggttggacagtttaacaggaaactggcAAGTTTAGGGCTGCATTGTAGACTCaggtttgagttcagtcctactgcatggcactttgggcaagtgtcttctactacagccccagactgccttgtgggtgaatttggttgacagaaactgcatggaagacaattgtgtgtgtgtgctccgcaccacttgacaactgatgttggtttgtttatatccccataatttagctgtttggcaaaaggaatcaatagaataagtactagacttgaaAAGGAAACTAAAAACTGGGGGGTCGACCTGTTCAACTAAAAGCCATCAAGGCAATGACCCAGCATGGCTACTGTCcaagaactaaaaaaaataaaagatacagtcAAACAGAATCCAAAAAGACTGGTTTTGGTCTGTGTTGGCAAGATTTGTAATATTTAGTAAAGTCAACAAGAGTACAGAGAACTTGCTTTGGGAAGTGGAAAATCCAACATTTCAAAAAGAGTCTTTCTGAGTCCTTCAACAAAAGGTTGATTGGAGTGAAATTGAAGAGACAGTaaagatttacattatttatgttagtaaaactggctgcaactgataaGGAATGCAGGACCACAAGAGCTTCATACAGGAAGTAGGAAATAAAAactgggaaataaaaaaaaagtgtcatTGTCAATTGTCATTCaggcagtgtcctttgtttccagccTACCAAGACATTTGGTCTAggagaaatattatcttcttaggaaacaggtgaggattggtgacaggaagggcatccagctgtagaaaatctatctcaacaaattccagccaactcatgcaagcatggaaaagtgtatgttaaaacaatgattatgatcatgatatatatgtgtcggtgtttgtcttCCACAGTACTGTTAGTTTGTTTAAATACCCATAAAGAgttcagtagaataagtactagagtcgatttgtttgactaaactcttcaagacagtgccacatcatggctgcagtccaatgattaaaaacagtaaaagaataccACATCATAACCAATTACAGCAAGCAAACCAGGATAATTTCACCAGCTAGCATACACAGATGATTCGTTGAGCCGTGCACACACTTCTACACTCTATACATACAGTTTTAGataccacacattcacacacacactcacactttccAATTCTGaaatttttatatctttctatatgAAATGTACCAGTAGGTTTTAATGTTCCATGCATAGTGTgccagttgatttttttttcacttgatcTCCCATGCACTACAAAGTCATAAAGATTAAGGACTAATAGTCTATTCAAATGCAAAGTAACATACTAATGGCCCCCTTGGATTTTAAATTTTGAGTGAAACTTCCTCCTCTTTTGTATGCTTAGTCAGAATAAATCTTTACAATtactgatattttctttttatttatcttcaaATATTCAGGGTCCTTTCCTTGATCCTGCAATTGTACATTTGCAGCGCTACAAACCTCTGAAACCCACACTTCGAGTAGAAACTAGTTTTGATTCTTTAGAAAAAGCAAGAAAGGAATTAAAAATGGAAGAATGGGCAAAAAGACTCCATGATGATAAGTAAGTTTGATATAAATCTCCCATTTTACATATTTCTGTTCTAATCTAGTGTAAAAATGATTCTGAAGAACTGTTAAAAATTTCTCTTCTCCttatatatgtctgaatatatattttacactacATTAAATTTTCATACCTCTACTCCAGCCTTCTGATCTAGTAACAACATCCCTTTTCCCCAGACAATCATAAAAGAGAGTCAACACTGTTATGATCTAAGTTGTATATCGATACTCTTATTTTCCGTTTTGATTTTTAGTTTTAAGAATATTTTACCTTAATATTATAAATGGGAAAAGGCTTTCCTTTACATACATGAAgagttcaatttatttattttatttctatattatgcAAGAATTTTTTTTGCAGTCCATTGTCCTTGAAATCAGTtgtaaaatagaagaaatacatATTGTTAATCAAGCATGCGGAGATAAATCTTGATAagatttgtttttcatctcgaaaaattttttaaactataAGCTTCAAAATAAACTTGATATTAACTTCAGTCTTTTAATATCTTTTCCAGTTTCATATCACCTAAAAACTACCCAACAAAATACCAACCTCTTCTCCATACAAAGTCTGAATATGGTCACAGACCATATGGCATGAAGTACTTCAGAGAGACGAACCACAAATTATTCATATCAGACAAGGTAAGAGAGCCAATATCTCCCTAACTTTATATACTAAAGTAGGTGTCTACCTCAAGCCAATGAGAAAACATTTATGCAATTATTCAATctgcaagtagtagtagtaatcaaatctccctcaaatcacagtactctttaaaacaaaagaacatgtaagataatatagtcctagatagacTAAGCCTCAAAACTTAAATATGGAATATCCATGTCAACAAAATTTTTTGATCATAGGTGAGCTCAAGAACTCTGACAATGcaactaaacagcaacaatgagTCAATGAATGAATACGGTAGCTCAATTGGTGAGAAataaccaaatctctcttaaatcatacccttttgttttaaaaaagatagCGAGAATACAAGTTAATGTCATCCTTGACACActatgtgcaaaaaaaaaaatgtgttgatcATAGCTGAAACACTATTGATCATATATCTGCTCAACCAGATCTGACTTTTCtgttaaacaacagtaacagttGTCTTCCTTTAAATCAAGCTGTTTCTCTGTATTACATCCAAGTACTTCATTTCTTATTCTAAACTcagatattttgtctgcctttacgttctgagttcaaattctgctgaggtcgactttgcctttcatcctttcggggttgatgaattaagtaccagttacgcactggtgtcaatgtaatcaacttaatccgtttgtccttctttgtcccctctatgtttagccccttgtgggtagtaaaagaaatagatgTACTCTGTAAAATCTTCCCTCTACATGAATTTTATTGTATcattgaattttttatttttcaggacTTCAAGACATGCATATCAAACAGTTCCTATGCTTGAATCCACAAATATCTCACATTAGGTCAGGTTTATCCAGATTATGATTTTTAGAAGTATCTAATTGTTCAAATCTGCTGAGATTATGCACAAATCTAAAAATAATACCACCAGATACTGATTGAagatcaaatcaatcaaaatatgAAGACAAAAATATTGATGATTTTCTTAACACTACAGATGAGGTTAATAAGTTCAAACCATTATAAATGTTATTTACAACTTATCTCTGACATTTATGATTTAATCCAGTTAaggacatttttttaataaaatagaataagtacataaTACATAGGttacaagaagaaaaattttATAGCACTAAAACATAatttaagataaaaaataatactttttcaCAGCTCTGGATTTTCATTAGTCCTAAATGAATTTGTTAAGATTTTTGAGTTGTGGCTAAATCAACATTTGGTATTTtcctaattattttattaactgtatattattttattaacagaCAATATTACATGACAAATTtcaaagtttgtttttattttgtttttttaataaatctctaaaataaaagtattgccTGCTTTTGGTCTAtacatatctcatcatcatcaccatttaatatccattttccatgcttgcattcattggacagtttgacaggagctggtgagtCAGCAGACTGTGCCaagtctgctttggtatggtttctagtTGGATTCCCTTATTAACAACATTATTTACAAagagtactgagtgctttttatgtggcaccagcacaagaacAACTCTTCTATAGcagaccatgtatgtatgtatgtatgtatgtatgtgtgtgtgtgtagagagagagagagagagaaagagagagagatagacaggcagatagatatgtatgtgtatatatatatgtgtgtgtgtgtgtatatatatatatatatatatatatatatatgtatgtatatgtgtgtgtgtgtatatatatatcatcatttaacgtccatttccatgctagcatgggttggacggttcgaccggggatctgggaagccagaaggctgccccaggctccagtcttatctggcaatgtttctacagctggatgcccttcctaacgccaaccactccgtgagtgtagtgggtgcttttatatatatataagtgagtactatatatatacatatatatcttgtttgtagaaatacataaatccagaggagaagcacactctaagatgtagaccAGTTAATATTATAGAGGGGTAGGCCGGTTTATCTAACTTCTCTCAACGTAACAGATTTGGTCAATTTAAAAagttttgtggctgtgtggttaagaagcttgcttagcaaccacttggattcaggttcagttccttgggctagtgtcttctacaatagctccaaGCTGATCAATGCGCTGTGAAtaaatctggtagacagaaactatgtgaaAACCTACAGTATAGGCAtgtgtagtgccccagcatggccacagttcaatgactgaaacaaataaaagataatagaaaCTGTCACATTTCCTCTGTAAAACTGGGATAACAGTGACCCATCTGAGAAATGAACACCACAAAGTGGGGTGGCTGTTGCTGGCCATTCTCTGCAGCAACACCTTTGTAATTTTGTCTGTGAGGCATAGCTGAACATGCCATTTGGTCTGGGGTGTACAACTTGTTACTCCcttccatctttttcttctttcttttttgtttccttgGTGAGGTAGTTCTTGAAGAGGTTTTCTCAATAATGtcatcttatatattttttatgtttttgttttcttttcctcctgtaaaaatatatatctaaataaaaaattttagtaCATAAGATGTAAAACTGAAAAAATTCTAGTGCAATCACCTTAAGTAATCACAGACAGCCTGGCATtgatcaatatatttatgtaaatatgttgaTTGCTAAAGATGGTTAATGACTGCGCAGAATTTTTGAGGAATGTGTTAAGAGAGTTAAGAAAtgggaataatgaataaaaggctaaaatgatattatttatttttgtctttgtcctgtttatatgtatacaaaacagCGGTGATTCTCAACTAGGGTCTGTATGGCCCTTTGGGgagtccatgtaagattttgttgtaaaaatttatctgcaataaattggttattctgctacaatacacaaaatattttaacaattctttttatacaattcctaatattatttagttataaaaatataaaatgattttttaaacagTGGTTATGAGGGTACATCTTATGtactaaaattttttatttagatatatataggaatcaaaggagtctataggtaaaaaatggttgagaaacactgtagTAGAGTATGtagttttaaatgtatttttatattaatgtaggGTACaaattttattgtacaaaacttgTAATTCTTCacaaaactttttaatatttacattcttttacaactCTGCAACAAGTGATCACCAGTCTCAGTGTCTGTTCATAAAAAAATTCACTCTATCCTACAGTGACAAAAtttaagttgatgatgatgaaattgagaTAGACAAAGTAATCAAGGCTGGCAATAATGAAATTGAGGTtgacattgaaaaatatatcaaatttgaggGGAAAACCATGTTAATCAGTTTGAATTTCAGAGTTGTCCCCTTGTTTTTAACTATCGTTAAGCATTAATATTAAAGTATTTTTCCCTCATTACAGATGtaattttgattaaaaatttGGGATGACTCATTAAAATATGATAATTAAAATATGAACTATTGACTTATATTATTTTTACCTCACTGAATGACTGTTCCATATTAACTTTTTAATGCTCACTGCATTAAATATATCATCACCAACTTAATTAactgattattgttattaaccaCATTATATGAACTATTTTAGTTCCCACTTAACATATGTTCTCCATGTAGAATGGATCCCAGAGAAATCCCATGTTTTTGGAgagatttttaattatttaatcagtgaatgtttttttctttaaaaacctATATATTCCTGTAGTTATGGTAAGTATGAGTAAGACTATGCTTAGCTGAATAGATCTCATAAGATAGAAATATGTCCAGCGTTGCCACCATACATATTTCATTCCTATTATATACCTCTTTTTTAATTGTTAATCAGTTTCATATTGCAGTTTTCTGTCTAGCCATTGGTATGAATTATCATTAATGCTAATGATTTCTGTTTTTATGACATTGGAGAGCTGTCTTGGCAGtgtaatttttattgattatacaTTTAGTTCTCAATTGTTCTTCCTATAGATGGTATCCTTTGGGAATTTTTTACTGTTAATGTAAAACAACTTCTATCAACTTATACTGACATAActaacatgaaaagaaaaagaatatatttaactcaatagtatttaaaccagctatatcaggCCCATTTTAGGCTCAAATAATCTACTTGAAACCTGTCAGATTTGCATTCTCTCACCTATCCtctaatgtcattctaaaaataacaattacATCTCAAAATCTtggagctacaagataatgcatgattaatttgagacaatgtgaataaataagcattacatttgacagactaaTCTCAATGCTAAACAGTTAAAGATAAACAGTGTGTTACTGTAACAAGATCTAACTTATACAGCTCCTGCCTCCACCTGCACTGTCTCATCAGCATGAAACATATCTACCTCAAAGTAGATTTAGCTTTTTCATGTTCACTGCATTAAACAGGTTAGCACTGACTTAATTATTGCTTTTTATGTTGGTGACATCTTCGAGTAATTTATTCTCTTAAATATGTTGATTTTCTACATCAACTAGTGTATATTTACTTAGTGATTTTCAGATCACTACTTTGGAATATATACTGAGGTACAATAATAAGATTCAATGAGGTATAATGTTCAGAGTTGTCTTCCATActtattaaggataattaaaATATGAACCATTGACTTATATTGTTTTTACCTTACTGAATAACTATTTCATATTAACTTTTTAATGCTCACTGCATCAAATATATCATCACCAACTtaacttattattgttattaaccaCATTATTTCCAAGCAATAACTCTGTACTAAATTATACAATATCAATAAGCTACACAGGAATAATAACTGTGATACTTTGGTAAAGTATTTGGCTGCCTCTGCTCTGGTTATCACcagaagaaaagctctacttgatcatacgacctgcaagaaatagcagctaaatttccttcatATTACACCTTATTGCCTTAAAAAGGAAGGACtaaatggataatgtagttctagatcaGGGATTCATAAACAGACCCCTAAAGGCCAATGGAACTATGTGGCATGGAGGGAGGGTATCAATCAAATTCTGAATTTCAGCCACATGacatcaggttcagtcccactgaacagcaaatgctttctactatagcctgaagccaactaaaaccttgtgagtggatctggtggtTGAAAATTGAagattgttgtgtatgtgtgtgtgacaagagGAGATGACAAGGGGTCGAGATTTCTggttgagaagacatgtcaagtaAAGTAAAATTGTAGCCGTCTATGCATGCAGGAATGTCCTCTACATCCCTCTCTCAACAGAGAGATCCTAGTCTTGCAggcttgtgggtgctggtgtcacatagaagcacccatgccagtgcctgTACTGGTTGCATTtttaaagcacccagtacactctgtagagtggttggcattaggaagggcaaccagccatagaaactatactcttttacttgtttcagttatttgactgcggtcatactggagcaccacctttaatcgagcaactcgaccccgggacttattcttttgtaggcccagtacttattctatcggtctcttttgctgaaccgctaagtaacggggacataaacacaccagcttcggttatcaagcaatgctagggggacaaacacagacacacaaacacacacacgcatacatatatacgacgggcttctttcagtttccgtctaccaaatccactcacaaggctttggttggcccaaggcaatagtagaagacacttgcccaaggtgccacgcggtaggactgaacctggagccatgtggttggtaaacaagctacttaccacacagccactcctgcaccaaaacatacaaacaaaatctGGGTAGATCTCCAgcaagctcctgtcaaaccatccaacccataccagcatggagaatggactttaaatgatgattgtgtgtggaGTACATCTGTGATCATTTGTATGAAATTGCTGTGGACTGTGTTGTTAGTTGCTCTTGTCAACAAATCGTCTACTATTTTCTTTCGTTCCTTCGATCTTCATAGAATAAGGGatctcttacttgaaaaacaggtatggGTAGCACCAGAAAGGGCACCTGCCTGTAAAACGATGCctcaaataatatattcatccaacccatgcaaacatagaaaaatgaatgtaaaaccaacaaaaaaaaaatcatatataatcTGTGCTTTTATGGTCTGCGAAATGTACCAAAGTTAGAAATGTCATTTCAAATCACAAGAagtgatttgagtgaaatttggtgaaTAATTTTAAAATCCTTCTTACTGTCAGAACATTTTCAAATGTTATACACTGCTGCAGGTGTAATGCATCTTAGACCCTATTGTTCATTGTTCCATTTTTAAAATAGTGGGATCTGCTTATTTGTCTCACCAGCAAAATTATGACGATTTCCTTAATGAcctttcctgtttcttttgttgGTATTTTACAAACTAAACACTTTACAACATTTAGTTTTGGCATTTGTCTCTGTACATACACTGAGAATCAATTCAGACTACTGTATCAATGTTTCTCATTGAGAGAGCAGAACGTGTATAGGGGCTACGAGAATGGAAAAGAGGACAGACATATCATTTTTTAATACAAGTAATATGGTTTCCAACTTTTAAGATCTGTCcaacaaataaaagagatttatatgtatgcatagtctATTTTATGTTCACATTAATAAAGGGTGGG comes from the Octopus sinensis linkage group LG11, ASM634580v1, whole genome shotgun sequence genome and includes:
- the LOC115217546 gene encoding spermatogenesis-associated protein 17-like; protein product: MTEFVHLFENFDKRLVQQIYKEKDEAEKHRNYEYSASVKIQSWYRGARSRFYLRFMNNAAITIQKHWKGYMARIYYQKSTWDFFLKMCIEHYIAMATKIQKTWRGYQSRKKKFDYYKRKCYLENVCRKNEIVLAKLDKFAKETKEIEEIIARQLKEMMSGQKAFQYNCVQGINSFPGININTTCRKSKQTEIYHSLYDLKQGTLQISTDNGYQLIPPKTLPPLPQKPQGPFLDPAIVHLQRYKPLKPTLRVETSFDSLEKARKELKMEEWAKRLHDDNFISPKNYPTKYQPLLHTKSEYGHRPYGMKYFRETNHKLFISDKDFKTCISNSSYA